In Chryseobacterium lactis, a single genomic region encodes these proteins:
- the kdpA gene encoding potassium-transporting ATPase subunit KdpA produces MNTEILGIIAMFAITLVIGIFLGKYIANVYGYKKTFLDPVFRPIEKLIYTISGINPMRQMNWKQNMYAMLAINLVWFIIGFVLLLTQAWLPLNPDGNPNMSPDLAFNTTISFLVNCNLQHYSGETGVSYLSQLYLMFLQFVTAATGMAAMAVLFKAFKEKTTTELGNFYDYFIKSMIRILVPISVVVAFILSVNGTPMTFEGKDHITTLEGQKIDVSRGPVAGFVAIKHLGTNGGGFFGANSAHPLENPNYITNMTEMITQMIIPFALVFALGFYLNKRKLSWVIFTVMTVGFLALTVPNIINETGGNPLITKMGADSSLGAMEGKEIRFGSAASGYWSIATTVISTGSVNSMHDSTMPLSGMNELLAMMINCFYGGCGVGILNYFIFIILAVFISGLMVGRTPEFMGKKIEAKEMKIAMIVALFHPFLILVGTALTAYLPEFGAKTLNNPGFHGFSEMLYEFTSSSANNGSGFEGLGDNTPWWNISTGIVLLLSRFIPIIGPVAIAGLLAQKKFIPESSGTLKTDTGTFGFMTLAVILLIAALSFFPALTLGPIPEQIQYFSK; encoded by the coding sequence ATGAATACAGAGATTTTAGGCATTATAGCCATGTTTGCTATTACATTAGTTATCGGAATATTTTTAGGTAAATATATTGCTAATGTCTATGGATATAAAAAGACTTTTCTGGATCCGGTTTTTCGGCCTATTGAAAAGTTAATCTATACAATATCGGGAATTAATCCCATGCGCCAAATGAATTGGAAGCAGAATATGTATGCCATGCTGGCGATTAATCTGGTCTGGTTCATTATTGGGTTTGTACTTTTGCTTACGCAGGCCTGGCTTCCTTTAAATCCTGACGGAAATCCTAATATGTCGCCCGATCTTGCTTTTAATACAACCATCTCATTTTTGGTGAATTGTAATTTGCAGCATTATTCGGGAGAAACGGGAGTTAGTTATTTAAGCCAGCTTTACCTGATGTTTTTGCAATTCGTGACTGCGGCAACCGGAATGGCTGCAATGGCAGTTCTTTTTAAAGCTTTTAAAGAGAAAACAACTACAGAGCTGGGGAACTTCTATGATTATTTTATAAAATCGATGATCAGAATTCTAGTTCCAATCAGTGTGGTTGTGGCTTTCATCCTTTCTGTAAACGGAACTCCGATGACTTTTGAAGGAAAAGATCATATCACGACTCTTGAAGGACAAAAGATTGATGTTTCGAGAGGACCGGTGGCTGGCTTTGTTGCTATTAAACATTTAGGAACGAACGGAGGTGGTTTCTTCGGTGCCAACTCTGCCCACCCGCTTGAAAATCCCAATTACATAACGAATATGACAGAAATGATTACCCAGATGATCATTCCGTTTGCATTGGTTTTTGCATTAGGTTTTTATTTGAATAAAAGAAAACTTTCGTGGGTGATTTTTACGGTAATGACCGTCGGCTTCCTTGCACTCACAGTTCCCAATATCATCAATGAAACGGGAGGCAATCCTTTGATTACCAAAATGGGAGCAGACAGCAGTCTGGGGGCTATGGAAGGTAAGGAAATTCGTTTTGGAAGTGCAGCATCAGGATATTGGAGTATTGCCACAACGGTGATTTCTACCGGTTCAGTGAACTCAATGCACGACAGTACAATGCCACTTTCCGGAATGAATGAGCTTCTGGCCATGATGATCAACTGTTTCTACGGAGGTTGTGGCGTTGGGATTCTGAATTATTTTATTTTCATCATTCTCGCTGTATTCATCAGTGGTCTCATGGTGGGAAGGACACCGGAATTTATGGGTAAAAAGATTGAAGCAAAAGAAATGAAGATCGCCATGATTGTGGCTTTGTTTCATCCTTTCTTAATACTTGTAGGAACTGCTTTAACGGCTTATCTGCCTGAGTTTGGAGCAAAAACGTTGAATAACCCGGGGTTTCACGGATTTAGTGAAATGTTGTACGAGTTTACTTCTTCTTCCGCCAACAACGGTTCCGGATTTGAAGGGTTGGGAGATAATACACCCTGGTGGAATATCTCAACAGGAATTGTACTTCTGCTATCAAGATTTATTCCAATTATAGGGCCTGTAGCGATTGCAGGACTATTGGCTCAGAAAAAATTCATACCGGAAAGTTCAGGAACCCTGAAAACAGATACGGGAACCTTTGGTTTCATGACATTAGCGGTCATCTTACTTATTGCGGCTCTATCTTTCTTTCCTGCCTTGACATTGGGGCCTATCCCAGAACAAATCCAGTATTTCTCAAAATAA
- the kdpB gene encoding potassium-transporting ATPase subunit KdpB produces MKNQSQTLFQRDLVNEAIKQSFVKLNPKIMFKNPVMFLVEIGTVVMFVVSMFSLTGDTSQGSFSYNFLVFIILFFTVLFANFAEAIAEARGKAQADTLRKTREETPAKLVVENKPGFQIETVLKMSAEMKLGDIFLCETGDQIPMDGEIIEGLATIDESAITGESAPVIREAGGDKSSVTGGTKVLSDRIKVKVTTKPGESFLDKMIALVEGASRQKTPNEIALTILLAGFTLTFIIVTLTLKPFADYAQTPITIAAFISLFVCLIPTTIGGLLSAIGIAGMDRALRANVITKSGKAVETAGDIDVLLLDKTGTITIGNRKATQFHPAEGILLEDFIKASALSSVADETPEGKSIIELSSLQPQDLLVPNPTYIDFTAETRTSGIDFEDTRIRKGAYDTIKKLTEKTGNIFPQETQDAVTKIAENGGTPLVVAVNEKVWGVIELQDIIKTGIQERFQRLRKMGVKTVMVTGDNPLTAKFIAEKAGVDDFIAEAKPEDKMNYIKKEQQEGKLVAMMGDGTNDAPALAQADVGVAMNSGTQAAKEAGNMVDLDNDPTKLIEIVEIGKQLLMTRGTLTTFSIANDVAKYFAIIPALFITFIPSLQKLNIMNLHSPETAILSAVIFNAVIIPFLIPLALKGVAYKPIGASALLRRNLLIYGLGGVIVPFIGIKIIDLVISLFY; encoded by the coding sequence ATGAAAAATCAATCACAAACATTATTTCAGAGAGATTTGGTAAACGAAGCAATTAAACAGTCTTTCGTAAAACTGAATCCGAAAATTATGTTTAAAAATCCAGTGATGTTTCTGGTGGAGATCGGAACCGTCGTGATGTTTGTCGTAAGCATGTTTAGCTTAACAGGCGATACATCTCAAGGAAGTTTCTCTTATAATTTTTTAGTATTTATTATCTTATTTTTCACGGTTCTGTTTGCCAACTTTGCTGAAGCTATCGCGGAAGCCAGAGGAAAAGCACAAGCCGATACCCTTAGAAAAACGCGTGAAGAAACACCTGCCAAACTGGTGGTTGAAAATAAACCCGGATTTCAGATCGAAACGGTGTTGAAAATGTCTGCAGAAATGAAATTGGGAGATATTTTCCTTTGTGAAACCGGAGATCAGATCCCCATGGATGGAGAAATTATTGAAGGGCTGGCTACTATTGATGAATCGGCTATTACCGGAGAAAGTGCTCCCGTTATTCGTGAAGCAGGAGGAGACAAAAGCTCTGTAACAGGAGGTACGAAAGTGCTTTCAGACAGGATTAAGGTAAAAGTAACCACAAAACCCGGAGAATCCTTCCTGGATAAAATGATTGCCCTTGTAGAAGGCGCATCAAGACAAAAAACACCTAACGAAATCGCATTAACCATATTGCTGGCAGGATTTACCCTGACCTTTATCATTGTTACCCTCACTTTAAAGCCTTTTGCAGATTATGCGCAGACTCCCATTACTATTGCAGCATTTATTTCACTTTTCGTTTGTCTTATTCCGACAACGATCGGAGGTCTGCTCTCTGCAATCGGAATTGCAGGAATGGACAGAGCGTTACGAGCGAATGTAATTACTAAAAGTGGAAAAGCGGTAGAAACTGCTGGAGACATTGATGTCCTTTTACTTGATAAAACAGGTACAATTACCATAGGAAACCGTAAAGCAACACAGTTTCACCCTGCAGAGGGTATTTTGCTTGAAGATTTTATTAAAGCCTCGGCTCTGAGTTCTGTAGCCGATGAAACTCCTGAAGGAAAATCAATTATTGAATTGAGCAGCTTACAACCACAGGATTTACTTGTTCCCAATCCTACTTATATTGATTTCACTGCTGAAACCAGAACTTCAGGAATCGATTTTGAAGATACCAGAATCAGAAAAGGAGCTTACGACACTATTAAAAAACTGACTGAAAAAACCGGGAATATCTTCCCACAGGAAACACAAGATGCGGTTACCAAAATCGCTGAGAACGGCGGTACTCCTTTAGTTGTAGCTGTGAATGAAAAAGTTTGGGGGGTAATCGAACTTCAGGATATCATTAAAACCGGAATTCAGGAACGTTTTCAACGGTTGAGAAAGATGGGAGTTAAGACCGTGATGGTAACCGGAGATAACCCACTGACCGCAAAGTTCATTGCCGAAAAAGCCGGAGTAGACGATTTTATCGCGGAAGCAAAACCGGAAGATAAAATGAACTACATCAAAAAAGAACAGCAGGAAGGGAAGCTGGTAGCCATGATGGGAGATGGAACGAATGATGCTCCGGCGCTGGCTCAGGCCGATGTAGGAGTAGCGATGAACAGCGGAACTCAGGCGGCAAAAGAAGCCGGTAATATGGTTGACCTTGATAATGACCCGACCAAACTGATTGAAATTGTAGAAATCGGAAAACAATTGCTGATGACCAGAGGAACGTTGACGACATTTAGTATCGCCAATGATGTGGCCAAGTATTTTGCGATTATCCCGGCTCTGTTTATCACCTTCATTCCTTCGCTTCAGAAGTTGAATATTATGAATCTTCACAGCCCGGAAACAGCCATACTATCAGCTGTCATCTTCAATGCGGTGATTATTCCTTTCCTGATTCCACTGGCTTTGAAAGGGGTGGCATACAAACCGATCGGTGCGAGTGCCTTATTAAGAAGAAACCTATTAATCTATGGATTAGGCGGTGTAATTGTTCCGTTCATTGGGATCAAAATTATTGATCTGGTAATCAGCTTATTCTATTAA
- the kdpC gene encoding K(+)-transporting ATPase subunit C, with product MKNHIVSAFRLTLVMLVVVGIYLGIVYGGSKVLPTQGNAEIINYKEQKFYANIGQEFKSEKYFHGRPSTVNYNAAGSGGSNKGPSNDEYLETVQKRIDTLKMQNPEMGNTKVPVELATASGSGLDPDISKEGALYQAKRIAKVRNLSEEKIKNLINTQTEKPLLGLFGPSKLNVLKLNIALDQLK from the coding sequence ATGAAAAATCATATTGTTTCAGCATTCAGACTGACTTTGGTAATGCTGGTTGTTGTAGGAATTTATTTGGGTATTGTATACGGAGGCTCAAAAGTGCTACCTACTCAGGGAAATGCAGAAATCATTAATTATAAAGAGCAAAAATTTTACGCCAATATCGGGCAGGAATTTAAATCAGAAAAGTATTTCCATGGTCGCCCTTCGACAGTAAATTATAATGCAGCAGGAAGTGGTGGAAGTAATAAAGGACCAAGTAATGATGAATATCTGGAAACTGTACAAAAAAGAATCGATACTTTAAAGATGCAAAATCCTGAAATGGGAAATACCAAAGTACCTGTAGAATTGGCTACGGCAAGTGGAAGCGGCCTGGATCCGGATATTTCTAAGGAAGGAGCTTTATATCAGGCAAAAAGAATTGCTAAAGTGAGAAATCTTTCAGAAGAGAAAATCAAAAATCTAATTAATACACAAACCGAAAAACCGCTCTTAGGCCTTTTCGGACCGTCAAAACTCAATGTACTGAAGCTTAATATCGCTTTGGATCAATTAAAATAA
- a CDS encoding porin, with amino-acid sequence MKKYLIIGAVLGTFLSKAQSSDSLKVGNKVTFSAYAELFYTYDFNNPNNHLRQNFLYSYNRHNEVNLNLGLVKAAYQTDNLRANLALMAGAYAQDNMAAEQDGLRYVNEANIGLKISKNKNLWIDAGIMPSHIGWESAIGRDNINLTRSFAAENSPYFETGAKISYTSDSGKWFLSGLVLNGWQRIAKPEGNQGISFGHQVTYKPTDKITVNSSSFIGNDKVKTDKRMRYFHDLYGSFQLTDQFSALLGFDIGAEQKAKGSEQYNIWYSPNVQMKYQFDNKWALAGRLEYYNDKHGVIINTGTPNGFQTFGYSLNVDYAVLKNVVFRTEARGFTSKDAIFAKNDEFRKGNFFITTSLAVWF; translated from the coding sequence GTGAAAAAATATCTAATTATAGGTGCAGTATTGGGAACATTTCTTTCCAAAGCACAGTCATCAGATTCATTAAAAGTAGGAAACAAAGTAACCTTTTCAGCATATGCGGAACTTTTTTATACCTATGATTTTAATAATCCAAACAACCATCTTCGTCAAAATTTTTTATACTCATACAACAGACATAATGAAGTTAATCTTAATCTGGGTTTGGTGAAGGCAGCGTATCAAACTGATAATCTTCGTGCTAATCTTGCTTTAATGGCCGGAGCTTATGCACAGGATAATATGGCCGCAGAGCAAGATGGATTAAGATATGTGAATGAGGCCAATATAGGGCTTAAAATATCAAAAAATAAAAACCTGTGGATTGATGCAGGGATCATGCCATCTCACATTGGTTGGGAGAGTGCGATCGGAAGAGATAATATCAATCTTACGAGAAGTTTTGCTGCTGAAAACTCTCCATATTTTGAGACCGGTGCAAAAATTTCTTACACATCAGATAGTGGAAAATGGTTTTTAAGCGGATTGGTGCTGAACGGATGGCAGCGTATTGCAAAACCGGAAGGCAATCAGGGTATTTCTTTCGGCCACCAGGTTACCTATAAACCAACTGATAAAATTACAGTAAACAGCAGCTCGTTTATTGGAAATGATAAAGTTAAAACAGATAAAAGGATGCGTTATTTTCACGATCTTTATGGGAGTTTCCAGTTGACAGATCAATTTTCTGCCTTATTGGGATTTGATATCGGGGCAGAACAGAAAGCGAAAGGCAGTGAACAATATAATATTTGGTACAGTCCAAATGTTCAGATGAAATATCAGTTTGATAATAAATGGGCGTTGGCAGGAAGACTGGAATATTACAATGATAAGCATGGTGTAATCATTAATACAGGAACTCCTAACGGTTTTCAAACATTTGGATATTCACTGAATGTAGATTATGCAGTGCTGAAAAATGTAGTATTCCGTACTGAAGCCAGAGGTTTCACGTCCAAAGATGCCATTTTTGCAAAGAATGATGAGTTCAGAAAAGGAAACTTCTTTATTACAACAAGTTTAGCGGTTTGGTTTTAA
- a CDS encoding histidine kinase, with the protein MSSAKHFLELIQKSRKGKFKIYIGMSAGVGKTFRMLQEAHSLLRNGIDVKIGYIETHDREETVALAEGIPEIARKSVFYKGKNLEEMDLQAIINEHPEVVLVDELAHTNVEGSKNKKRWQDVLEILDNGINVISAMNIQHIESLNEEVKKITGVEVTERVPDKILALADEVVNIDLTADELLTRLKEGKIYKKEKIQTALSNFFQSGHILQLRELALKEVATHVERKVETEIKTENFKPIKFLACISSNEKIAKTIIRKTARLASYYNSPWTVLYIQKPSENPEKIALDKQRYLINNFNLAQELGAKVIRVKENSVHKGILDYVVDHNITTVCIGKPHAKFWQRLLGYSWIYTLMNRLNERQVDIIILS; encoded by the coding sequence ATGTCATCAGCGAAACATTTTTTAGAACTAATCCAGAAATCCCGGAAAGGGAAATTTAAGATTTATATCGGGATGAGCGCGGGCGTAGGAAAGACATTTCGTATGCTTCAGGAAGCGCATTCCCTTTTAAGAAACGGCATTGATGTGAAAATTGGGTATATAGAGACCCACGACAGGGAAGAAACGGTGGCTCTTGCCGAAGGAATTCCTGAAATTGCACGAAAATCGGTCTTTTATAAAGGTAAAAATCTGGAAGAAATGGATCTTCAGGCTATCATTAATGAACACCCTGAAGTGGTTCTTGTGGATGAGCTGGCTCATACCAATGTGGAAGGCTCCAAAAATAAAAAAAGATGGCAGGATGTTCTGGAGATTCTTGATAACGGGATCAACGTGATCAGTGCCATGAATATTCAGCATATTGAAAGTCTGAATGAAGAAGTCAAAAAAATCACCGGAGTAGAAGTTACTGAACGCGTTCCGGATAAAATCCTGGCTCTTGCTGATGAAGTGGTAAATATTGATCTTACTGCTGATGAATTGCTTACCCGATTGAAAGAAGGGAAAATCTATAAAAAAGAGAAAATACAGACAGCACTTAGCAATTTTTTTCAGAGCGGACATATTCTGCAATTGAGAGAACTTGCATTAAAGGAAGTAGCCACCCATGTCGAGCGAAAAGTGGAAACTGAAATCAAGACAGAAAATTTTAAACCCATAAAATTCCTGGCCTGTATCAGCAGTAATGAAAAGATTGCCAAAACAATTATCAGGAAAACAGCCCGACTGGCGAGTTATTATAACAGCCCATGGACAGTTCTTTATATTCAAAAGCCCTCGGAAAATCCTGAAAAAATAGCACTGGATAAACAACGGTATTTGATTAATAATTTTAATTTAGCACAGGAATTGGGTGCAAAGGTAATACGGGTGAAAGAAAACAGCGTCCATAAAGGAATTCTGGACTATGTAGTTGACCATAATATTACCACGGTTTGCATTGGAAAACCCCATGCGAAATTTTGGCAACGTCTGCTTGGATATAGTTGGATTTATACCCTCATGAACAGACTGAATGAACGACAGGTAGATATTATTATTTTATCTTAA
- a CDS encoding ATP-binding protein, with protein sequence MKLKTKLTLGVGLLFLLIVLLSVIGSVYINKLKSDTEKILTANYNSLEFSKNMLLALDNISTDSAIAITDFQKNNRLQEKNLTEFGEKEATQNLNLHFNSYLKEPAPSKEKLIREDLAKIMSLNMKGIERKSDIAIITATNATFWIVSLGTVCFLIAFVLLFNLPQTIAEPINQLTFSIRQIANKNYNERVHFKGSEEFNSLAESFNVMAEKLQEYESSSLSKQLMEKKRIETLVNNMHDAVIGLDENHFIYMINDEALKITNLRKEEIIGKTAHEVAINNDLMRELLKNIDHPVKDPIKIVRDNKENYFEQDIIPINIARTGEKEKKYIGKVILLRNITPFKELDFAKTNFIATISHELKTPISAIKMGVQLLGNQKFGELNEQQQELLKSINEDGQRLLDITGELLNLSQVESGNIRLTVDRCSPKEIVQTAVKNVEKLAEQKNIAINTEYLLEDTDFVAADFDKTVWVMNNFLTNAVKHSFQDESIQIVVEKRDSFIQFKIIDTGSGIDEKYHRQIFDRYFQVPGEHQNGTGLGLAISKNFIEKQNGEIGVRSSLNNGSTFYFRLPVS encoded by the coding sequence ATGAAACTTAAAACAAAACTCACCTTAGGCGTTGGCCTTCTATTTCTGCTGATTGTGCTGCTTTCAGTGATAGGTTCTGTATATATCAATAAATTAAAATCAGATACTGAAAAGATCCTTACCGCCAATTACAATAGTCTGGAGTTTTCAAAAAATATGCTCCTTGCTTTGGATAATATAAGTACGGATAGCGCTATTGCCATAACAGATTTTCAGAAAAATAACCGGTTACAGGAAAAAAATCTTACTGAATTCGGTGAAAAAGAAGCCACTCAGAACCTTAATCTTCATTTTAACAGTTATCTGAAAGAACCTGCACCCAGTAAAGAGAAACTCATACGGGAAGATCTGGCCAAGATTATGTCCCTGAATATGAAAGGAATTGAACGGAAAAGTGATATCGCCATTATTACCGCTACTAATGCTACTTTTTGGATTGTAAGTTTGGGAACTGTATGCTTTCTGATAGCTTTTGTTCTGCTTTTTAATTTGCCACAGACTATTGCCGAACCGATCAACCAGCTAACCTTCAGTATCAGACAGATTGCCAATAAAAATTATAATGAAAGGGTTCATTTTAAAGGAAGCGAAGAGTTTAACAGTCTTGCGGAATCATTTAATGTGATGGCGGAAAAGCTTCAGGAATATGAAAGCAGCAGCCTTTCAAAGCAGTTGATGGAGAAAAAGCGAATTGAAACATTGGTGAATAATATGCACGACGCGGTGATTGGGCTGGATGAAAACCATTTTATCTACATGATCAACGATGAAGCACTAAAGATTACCAATCTCCGTAAAGAGGAAATTATAGGAAAAACTGCTCATGAAGTTGCGATCAACAATGATCTGATGCGGGAACTGTTGAAAAATATTGATCATCCGGTAAAAGATCCGATTAAGATTGTTCGGGACAATAAGGAGAATTATTTTGAACAGGATATTATTCCCATCAATATTGCAAGAACGGGAGAGAAGGAAAAGAAATATATCGGGAAGGTAATTTTGTTGCGAAATATTACTCCTTTCAAAGAACTTGATTTTGCTAAAACAAATTTTATCGCCACCATTTCTCATGAATTAAAAACACCGATATCAGCCATTAAGATGGGCGTTCAGTTGCTTGGAAACCAGAAATTCGGAGAGTTGAATGAGCAGCAGCAGGAACTTTTAAAGAGTATCAACGAAGATGGACAGCGATTGCTGGATATTACCGGAGAGCTGCTTAATCTTTCACAAGTAGAATCGGGGAATATCCGATTGACTGTTGATCGATGTTCTCCCAAGGAAATTGTACAGACCGCAGTGAAAAATGTTGAAAAACTGGCTGAACAAAAAAATATAGCCATCAATACCGAATATCTGCTGGAAGACACCGATTTTGTAGCAGCTGATTTTGATAAAACGGTGTGGGTGATGAATAATTTTCTTACCAATGCAGTAAAGCATTCTTTTCAGGATGAAAGCATTCAGATTGTAGTGGAAAAACGGGATTCTTTTATTCAGTTTAAAATTATAGATACGGGAAGCGGTATTGATGAAAAATACCACCGTCAGATTTTTGACCGCTATTTTCAGGTTCCCGGTGAGCATCAGAATGGCACAGGCCTCGGGCTGGCGATTTCCAAGAATTTTATTGAAAAACAAAACGGAGAGATCGGAGTGAGAAGTTCTTTGAATAATGGGAGTACGTTTTATTTCAGATTGCCGGTTTCTTGA